The proteins below come from a single Drosophila suzukii chromosome X, CBGP_Dsuzu_IsoJpt1.0, whole genome shotgun sequence genomic window:
- the LOC108004777 gene encoding uncharacterized protein, whose amino-acid sequence MRGRSMMGTLKLQIKTLMIQNQVSQIPRIQQKMAAMNSRANIDQKKLINPIPPEPNERDSAKPCDHGKPTEKPDKSKDVSHQDSQGPKPRDQKKSTPGLAPTNTHFQISPENPKIEPVDLLHQDPQDSKPSDQHKPNMALTEASPAYSQLQLHAVKPKDEPVDLSHQDYQDPMPCNQEKLTPGLTEEYPAIPHYKIDPDKPIDLSHPDPNTHFQMAPENLKDEPLDLSHQDTPPKDLAKSSPAKRCFQMVLDFPTDEPLDLSLKNSQDPKPCDHVVPEKPQDNPLDLSHPKRHNVEQLKKPYLASRNFKPLGPPPEPHLFSMSTSKRALINLWKAFTEEKPIRQSISNDLSDPGPAASHSNNFKSQDSNIKIDPVDHVLPVSTLKLENITSWQAFADEKPISQPDTDDALIDLLSDPGCPSSNSSYPKYQDGSKKLRFPCLRTLDLSPKKDVHPEASLSTLATEQIPDSKEDYMRQWLLAVTESSLSEDQNPKESEAELKPLIELPDSDDEELADGTNPFANDMTNAQELPKLEVLSAEQAEERMDDYIQRLRFRVAIPEGCLTDDISRVDRPSDAVVLGKKLPPMRLLDNCKEKDFIVISVCKVYSPFQFWFHFVNQTHDTDMLEGMTRDMNTFYNYENNPKYGIPVSSYYLKAGYICAAKHRTGWRRARILITPPKDAEWVSIYYVDYASAAEISPDDLKFLPQCFADTPALAARGTLSHIHPLDIHWPQDSTQQFRRLVFRRHVHAHVIELDAEEGILFMRLSQNKDFEFSINKKLVDAKLAGESQHYTQRLIDYNCGRRLRYLRERLPSFEILEARLIPLKDEEFEMEFDDIIYAPSFYKHYQLPKLPNPFRAGLLEALAAWMPGYRKDQEHWCRIYRKADQKIREKALERQKTALERYDKFCAKIDEEERQILRKNLMHPKTKREFMLYLQLRAEEGPKEEHTNPVEQTAQVNPAEHGVEKNPQDQSEKKVTTQQVEKDPEDQKEEKYKDLQAEESEPEDQKTEDLKDLAQNKKEEHNAKN is encoded by the exons ATGAGAGGGCGCAGCATGATGGGAACTCTAAAATTGCAGATCAAAACATTAAtgatccaaaatcaagtatcCCAAATACCCAGAATACAACAAAAGATGGCTGCAATGAATTCGCGTGCAAATATTGACCAAAAGAAGCTTATAAATCCG ATTCCTCCCGAACCCAACGAGCGTGATTCGGCGAAGCCATGTGACCACGGAAAGCCCACTGAAAAGCCAGATAAATCGAAAGATGTTTCACATCAGGATTCCCAGGGTCCTAAGCCACGTGACCAGAAAAAGTCCACCCCGGGGTTAGCCCCAACTAATACCCATTTTCAGATAAGCCCTGAAAATCCTAAAATTGAACCTGTAGATCTCTTACATCAGGATCCTCAAGATTCTAAACCATCCGACCAGCACAAGCCCAATATGGCCTTAACTGAAGCATccccagcttattcacagctTCAGTTGCACGCTGTAAAGCCTAAAGATGAGCCTGTAGATCTTTCACATCAGGATTATCAAGATCCTATGCCATGTAACCAGGAAAAGCTCACGCCGGGGTTAACTGAAGAATACCCAGCTATTCCGCATTATAAGATAGATCCTGATAAACCTATAGATCTTTCCCATCCGGATCCTAATACTCATTTTCAGATGGCCCCTGAAAACCTTAAAGATGAACCTCTAGATCTCTCACATCAGGATACTCCACCAAAGGATTTAGCTAAATCATCCCCAGCTAAGCGCTGTTTTCAGATGGTCCTCGATTTCCCCACAGATGAACCTCTAGATCTTTCACTTAAAAATTCTCAAGATCCTAAGCCATGTGACCATGTGGTCCCTGAAAAGCCTCAAGATAATCCTCTAGATCTTTCGCATCCAAAACGTCACAACGTGGAACAGCTTAAGAAGCCGTATTTAGCTTCAAGAAACTTTAAACCG CTGGGCCCGCCGCCTGAGCCTCATCTATTTTCTATGTCCACCTCAAAACGGGCGCTTATAAATTTGTGGAAGGCATTTACTGAGGAGAAACCTATTCGCCAG TCGATCTCTAATGATCTAAGCGATCCCGGCCCTGCGGCCTCGCATTCCAACAACTTTAAGTCCCAGGATAGTAACATAAAAATTGATCCTGTAGATCATGTACTTCCTGTATCCACCCTAAAACTGGAAAATATAACTTCGTGGCAAGCATTTGCTGATGAAAAGCCCATTAGCCAG CCCGACACTGATGATGCGTTAATTGATCTCCTAAGCGATCCCGGTTGTCCGTCCTCAAACTCCAGCTACCCGAAATACCAGGATGGTAGCAAGAAATTGCGTTTTCCTTGCTTGCGGACGCTTGATCTGTCTCCGAAGAAGGACGTCCACCCAGAAGCCAGTCTTAGTACCTTGGCTACTGAGCAAATTCCCGACAGCAAGGAGGACTACATGAGGCAGTGGCTCTTGGCCGTGACTGAATCAAGCTTGTCGGAGGATCAGAATCCCAAGGAATCTGAAGCAGAGCTAAAGCCTCTCATTGAATTGCCTGATAGCGACGACGAGGAGTTGGCCGATGGGACAAATCCCTTTGCCAATGATATGACAAATGCACAGGAACTTCCAAAACTCGAGGTCCTAAGTGCTGAACAGGCGGAGGAGCGAATGGATGACTATATACAGCGATTGCGGTTCCGCGTGGCAATTCCAGAAGGATGTTTG ACGGATGACATATCTAGGGTGGACAGACCCAGTGATGCCGTCGTCTTGGGCAAGAAGCTGCCTCCCATGCGTCTGCTGGACAACTGCAAGGAAAAGGATTTCATCGTGATCTCCGTGTGCAAA GTGTATAGCCCCTTTCAGTTTTGGTTCCATTTCGTAAACCAGACGCACGACACCGATATGCTGGAGGGAATGACCAGAGACATGAA CACGTTTTATAATTATGAGAATAACCCCAAGTACGGCATTCCCGTATCGAGTTACTACCTGAAAGCCGGCTATATTTGCGCTGCAAAACACCGAACCGGGTGGCGACGGGCCAGAATATTGATCACACCGCCAAAAGATGCCGAATGGGTATCCATTTACTATGTGGATTATGCATCGGCAGCTGAAATATCGCCGGATGATTTGAAATTCTTGCCCCAGTGCTTTGCGGATACACCGGCACTGGCTGCCCGGGGCACTCTCTCGCACATCCATCCATTGGACATTCACTGGCCACAGGATAGTACGCAGCAATTCCGGCGCTTGGTGTTCAGGAGGCACGTGCACGCCCACGTCATCGAATTGGATGCGGAGGAGGGCATACTCTTTATGCGGCTCTCGCAGAACAAAGACTTTGAGTTCTCGATCAACAAAAAGCTAGTTGATGCCAAGCTGGCTGGGGAGAGCCAACATTACACACAGCGGCTCATCGATTACAATTGCGGAAGAAGACTTCGTTACCTCCGAGAACGATTACCCAG CTTTGAAATTCTGGAGGCGCGATTGATTCCCCTCAAGGACGAAGAGTTTGAAATGGAGTTCGATGATATCATATATGCTCCCTCCTTCTACAAACATTACCAGCTGCCCAAGCTGCCGAATCCCTTTCGTGCTGGCCTCCTGGAAGCGCTGGCCGCTTGGATGCCCGGCTATCGAAAGGATCAGGAGCACTGGTGCCGGATTTACAGGAAGGCCGATCAAAAAATAAGGGAGAAAGCGTTGGAAAGACAGAAGACGGCTCTTGAGAGGTATGATAAGTTTTGTGCTAAGATCGACGAAGAAGAAAGGCAAATTCTTCGGAAGAACCTTATGCATCCGAAGACCAAAAGAGAGTTCATGCTGTACCTTCAACTAAGGGCTGAAGAGGGTCCAAAGGAAGAGCACACAAATCCTGTAGAGCAAACGGCTCAAGTAAATCCAGCTGAGCATGGAGTGGAAAAAAATCCACAAGACCAAAGTGAGAAAAAGGTTACAACACAGCAAGTTGAGAAAGATCCAGAAGACCAAAAGGAGGAAAAGTACAAAGATCTGCAAGCGGAGGAAAGCGAACCAGAAGACCAAAAGACTGAAGACTTAAAGGATCTTGCACAGAACAAAAAGGAAGAACATAAtgcgaaaaattaa
- the Sas10 gene encoding something about silencing protein 10, with the protein MDSEGDDYELTGSEQEYDAEEREILEDLRKQRKKRQQQDPVQEVLAFSDDDDDEEDQEQDDVAELMRDSDIEGAEDDDRDLPNTMDWGSKRSTYYNTDFVDQDYSSYNAQEEEEARAEEEEAKKIQLRLAKRLSEADFQLDDVQAADGSSDDDDEVEEGEVTKVTTDLTGLTARERRQLLQKDSPEFIGLTQDFQKHLNEVKDLITPVLNYVRNHNVPMVPALKYASLYHTVLSTYCSNVAFYLLLKARRSSVKFHPVVKRLVQIKQLVEQLTPRYEEYIRPQLEALLERIQDGDAFTVLDVAQRKAKLQILNKYSNGEQAEQSSDDDDKEEEKDQSQAEAPDDEEAEEEDEEDEELARRGITYQMAKNKGLTPHRKKELRNPRVKHRGKYRKALIRRKGAVRTVRKELQRYGGEMSGIKASVTKSVKFRT; encoded by the coding sequence ATGGACAGCGAGGGCGACGACTACGAGCTAACCGGCTCCGAGCAGGAGTATGATGCGGAGGAGCGCGAGATTCTGGAGGATCTGCGCAAGCAGCGCAAAAAGCGACAGCAGCAAGATCCCGTCCAGGAAGTCCTGGCTTTCAGCGATGATGACGACGATGAGGAGGATCAGGAGCAGGATGATGTGGCCGAGCTGATGCGGGACAGTGACATCGAGGGCGCCGAGGACGATGACCGTGATCTGCCCAACACCATGGACTGGGGCAGCAAGCGCAGCACCTACTACAACACGGACTTCGTGGACCAGGACTACAGCAGCTACAATGcccaggaggaggaggaggcccgcgccgaggaggaggaggccaAGAAGATACAGTTGCGTCTGGCCAAACGGCTCAGCGAGGCCGATTTCCAGCTGGACGATGTCCAAGCGGCCGACGGAAGCAGTGACGATGACGACGAGGTGGAGGAGGGCGAAGTCACCAAGGTGACCACCGATCTGACCGGTTTGACAGCCCGCGAACGCCGGCAGCTGCTGCAGAAGGACTCGCCCGAGTTCATTGGCCTCACACAGGACTTTCAGAAGCATCTGAACGAGGTCAAGGATCTCATCACACCAGTTCTTAACTACGTTAGGAACCACAATGTCCCTATGGTGCCGGCTCTCAAGTACGCCAGCCTTTACCACACCGTGCTCTCCACCTATTGCTCCAATGTGGCCTTTTATCTGCTGCTCAAGGCACGCCGCAGTAGCGTCAAGTTCCATCCGGTGGTCAAGCGGCTGGTGCAGATCAAGCAGCTGGTGGAGCAGCTAACGCCGCGCTACGAGGAGTACATACGCCCACAGTTGGAGGCGCTGCTGGAGAGGATCCAGGATGGCGATGCCTTTACGGTGCTGGATGTGGCACAGCGCAAGGCCAAGCTGCAGATCCTGAACAAGTACAGCAATGGCGAGCAGGCCGAACAGAGCtccgatgatgatgataaggaggaggagaaggaTCAGAGCCAGGCAGAGGCGCCAGACGATgaggaggcggaggaggaggatgaggAGGACGAAGAGCTGGCGCGACGTGGCATCACCTACCAGATGGCCAAGAACAAGGGCCTCACTCCGCACCGCAAGAAGGAGCTGCGCAATCCGCGCGTCAAGCACCGCGGCAAATACCGAAAGGCCCTCATCCGGCGCAAGGGAGCCGTGCGCACAGTGCGCAAGGAACTCCAGCGGTACGGCGGCGAGATGTCCGGCATCAAGGCCTCCGTCACCAAGAGCGTCAAGTTCCGCACCTAG